The sequence GAAAAGAGGCTGTTCATGCAATCGCATGGGCAGCTCTTTTTTTGCGTGCAGCACACAAATTTCCAATTATTTTCGCATTTAATCAAGAAGATTGTCATTTTCTTTACAAAAACGGGTTGTTAAATAACAAAAACTCATTTATAAAGCAGAGTTTATACTTTTTTAGAAAGTATATATAAGAATCACGAATTATGTTGTATACTATTCTTGTGGCAGATACGTTATATGACGGATTTATGAAATAAGCATACACATAAAACCGCTGACTGCCCGAATTCAGGAAACTGTAATAGAGTGGGAGGAGATTCAATATGTTTCGTTTTACATTACCGAGAGATATCTATGTAGGCCATGGCGCTATTGAACAGCTGTCCGTTTTAGAAGGACACAAGAAAGCTTTCATCTGCACCGGTGGTCATTCCATGCGCCGTGGTGGTTTCCTGCAGAAGACTGAGGAAGCACTGCACAAGGCTGGCATTGAAACATATACCATGGAAGGTATCGATCCGGATCCGTCCATTGAAAAAGTAAGAGAAGGCGCCAAGGCCATGGAAGAATTCGGCCCGGACGTTATCATCGCTATCGGCGGTGGTTCCCCGATCGACGCTGCTAAAGCTATGTGGGTTTTCTATGAATACCCGGAATTGACATTCGAAGAAGTACAGAAACCATTCTCCCTGCCAACTCTCCGTCAGAAAGCTATTTTCGTTGCTATTCCGTCCACATCCGGCACCGCTTCTGAAGTTACTTCCTTCTCCGTTATCACGGACTATTCCACCGGCATCAAATATCCGCTGGCTGACTTCAACCTGACACCAGATCTCGCTATCCTCGATCTGGACCTGCCGCAGACAATGCCGAAGAAGCTCTGTGCTCATACCGGCATGGACGCTTTGACACATGCAACTGAAGCATATGTATCCAAATTTGCCAATGGCTTCACCGATCCGCTTGCTAAGCAGGCTGTTTCCGACATTTTCGACAGCATCATTGATTCTTACAATGAAGACACTGATGCACGCGACAAGATGCACATCGCACAGTGCATGGCTGGTATGGCTTTCTCCAACGGCCTCCTCGGCATCACGCACTCCCTGGCACACAAGATCGGCGCCGTATTCCATATTCCGCATGGCTGCGCAAACGCAATCCTGATGCCGTATGTCATCCAGTTCAACAAGAAGGCATGCCTTGCCCGTTATGCTGACCTTGCACGCGTAGCAGGACTTCCGGGACGCACAGACGCTCAGCTCGTTCAGTCCTATGAAGAAGCTATCCGCTGCCTGAACCGCAAGATGAACATTCCGCTGAACATCCATGACTATGGTGTTCCGGAAGAACTGTATCTGGAAAAGAAAGAAGCCATCGCTCACAACACAGTTCTCGATGCATGCACACCAGAAAACCCGAGAGAAGTCGACGACGCTCTCATGGGCCGCATCCTCGAATGTGCTTACTATGGCAAACCGGTCAACTTCTAATCCCATTTGATGGAATAATGAACATAAAAAGACGCAGCTTCGGCCGCGTCTTTTTTATTGCCTGCGATGTTTAAGTATGAAAAAATCCCTGCTGAAAGACAGGGATTCTGGTGCGAGCGAAGGGACTCGAACCCTTATGCACAGGGCGCAGGATCCTAAATCCTGTGCGTCTACCAATTCCGCCACGCTCGCATGATGTGCTTTCTATTATAAATCAGGAGTGGGAATAAGGTCAATAGGACAGGCTTTTCAGAAGGATTTCTGCATAAGCAGTAGAAAAGAATACGAATTTTTTCTATCGAAATTGATTTATATAGAATGAGATTATGGTATAATAGGAACAGGAAGTTTTTAGGAAAGGGTTTAAGGAACGGAGGCTTTTAAGATGAAAAAATACGTTTGTAAAGTTTGCGGCTGGATTTATGATGAAGCTTTAGGTGATCCGGACAATGGAATCGCTCCGGGAACAAAATTCGAAGACCTGCCGGCTGACTTCGTCTGCCCGCTGTGCGGTGTAGGCAAGGATGAATTCGAAGAAATCGAATAATTCTGGCAACAGAGAGCGGCGTCCTTACGGGCGCTGCTTTTTAATTATTTTGATTGTCAATGATTGTTATTTTATTTCATAAAATTACTTGACAATAATTGTTAATGGCGCTATTATAATAACGTAAACAAAAGAGAGGCCGTCAAGGCCGTGATGACCTCACTCATTGTTGCCGTTCTTTCTCAACAAGTCAACACCTCGGAAAAGCCTCCTGCCAGGAGGTTT is a genomic window of Veillonellaceae bacterium containing:
- a CDS encoding rubredoxin: MKKYVCKVCGWIYDEALGDPDNGIAPGTKFEDLPADFVCPLCGVGKDEFEEIE
- a CDS encoding iron-containing alcohol dehydrogenase; this translates as MFRFTLPRDIYVGHGAIEQLSVLEGHKKAFICTGGHSMRRGGFLQKTEEALHKAGIETYTMEGIDPDPSIEKVREGAKAMEEFGPDVIIAIGGGSPIDAAKAMWVFYEYPELTFEEVQKPFSLPTLRQKAIFVAIPSTSGTASEVTSFSVITDYSTGIKYPLADFNLTPDLAILDLDLPQTMPKKLCAHTGMDALTHATEAYVSKFANGFTDPLAKQAVSDIFDSIIDSYNEDTDARDKMHIAQCMAGMAFSNGLLGITHSLAHKIGAVFHIPHGCANAILMPYVIQFNKKACLARYADLARVAGLPGRTDAQLVQSYEEAIRCLNRKMNIPLNIHDYGVPEELYLEKKEAIAHNTVLDACTPENPREVDDALMGRILECAYYGKPVNF